The stretch of DNA TAATGATCTTATTTCGAGCATGTCCACTTATATGTTCTTTTTACAGAAATACCAGTCCTTGCAGTCATAACCCTCGCTTAAGCGTTCCTGGGCTTCTTGTTGTGTTGCAGGTGGCGGTACAATGGCTGCATCCCCCGGTCTCCAGTCTGCCGGCGTTGCGATCCCGTGTGTATCTGCAGCCTGCAAGGCATCAATGAGCCTTAGGATCTCATCCATATTCCGTCCTGTTGATAGCGGATAATAGATCATAGCCCGCAGGATCTGTTCAGGATCGATCACAAAGACACACCGCACTGCAGCAGTAGCGCTCTGTCCCGGATGGATCATACTGTATAGTTTCCCAACATTCATACCGATGTCTGCTATTACAGGAAACGGTATATCGACATCCATCTTCTCCTTAATGTTGCGGACCCATGCGATATGCGAATGAACGCTATCAATGCTTAAACCCAGCAGTTTGACACCACGCTTTTCGAGTTCAGGGTATAACTTTGCAAAACCAATGAACTCAGTGGTACACACAGGTGTGAAGTCTGCCGGATGTGAGAAAAGTATGAGCCACTGTCCATTATAATCAGATAAACTAATGGGTCCATGAGTTGTTATTGCTTTGAAATCCGGTGCTTTATCACCCAATTGAAGCATAGGACGTGCCTGTTCGACTGTAATTTCTCCATCCATTTTTATGTACCTACTTTAAGCTACTGGTTCGAAGAAATCCTTGTCCATGCCGCAGGATGGGCAAACCCAGTCATCTGGTATATCCTCAAATGCTGTTCCTGGAGCAACTCCATTATCCGGATCTCCTTTTTCCGGATCATATATATAATCACATGCTGTGCATTCATACGACTGCATAATATATCCTCCTATATTTCCATTGGATAATAAGTCATATGATGCAGGATATTAAAAAGTCTTGGGGTGATTAATTAAAATGCAAATGAAGTAATACTATCCTAAATTAGAAGATGACGGATGCGCTGAATAATCAGTTGAACAAAGAGATCTATTCAGTATACCTATACATGTCCATGTCTGCTTATAGTTCATATAGCAGGCTTAAGGTTTTTGTCAACTGGTTCATGGTTCAGTATCAGGAGGAGATGACCCATGCAATGAAGATCTATGACTACTTTTACAGTCAAGGCCAACAGATAAAACTTATTGCAATCAACCAACCACCTACTGAATTCGAATCGCCTCTTGATATGTTTGAGAAGACATTAAAACATGAGCAATTTGTCACAAAATCCATCAATGATCTTGTTGATCTTATGGTTTTCGTCCCAATCGGAGCTGCCACGATGCTCTTAAGAAAACGTACATGAAATTCTTCGAATGACATGCTCAAAAAATGAAAGAACCCAAGGGTACTTTCATGCTAAATAGACAATATCATCATGACCGGTCCGGTCAACTTTGTGGTGGATGTGGACATCTCAAAGTTCTTTGACACTGTGTATCACAAGCGACTGGTGGAATGTCTGAAGCAGAGAATCATAGACCCGACTTTATTGCAGCTGATTGTTCGATTCCTAAAGTCTGGCATAATGGAAGAGGGAGTTTACTGTGAGACGGATAAAGGTACGCTACAGGGTGGTGTACTGAGCCCCGTACTCGCCAATGTATACCTCCACTATGCGCTGGACTTGTGGTTTGAGACTGATGTGATTCCACAGCTAACTGGTTATGCCCAGCTAGTTCGATATGCAGATGACTTCGTTGTCTGTTTCGAAAAAGAGGAAGAAGCCAGAGCATTTGGAGTTGCGCTGAGGCAGCGAATGAGCAAGTTCGGACTTACGATATCCGAAGAAAAGAGTAAGATTATCGAGTTCGGACAATGCGCATGCCATAGAGAAAGGAAATATGGCTGGAAATGTGAAACCTTTGATTTTTTAGGTTTTACGCACTTCTGCGATGAAACCCGAAGAGGCAAATTCAAGCTTGGGCGGAAGACGTCACGCAAGAAGTTCACACAGAAGATGAAGGATATGAATATATGGTTGAAGAGTATCCGAAATCTTGTTGAATTGAAAATATGGTGGAAGGTGCTGGGGCTAAATTTGCTTGGACATTACCGGTATTACGGTATGAGCGGTAACATACGGTGGCTACAGAACTTTTACTATCAGACTGTGAGACTTGCTTTCAAATGGATAAACAGGCGTAGTCAGAGGAAAAGCTATAACTGGGCTCAGTTTCTCCGTTTCATCCTATTTAATCCACTCCCGAAGCCGAAGATATCATTCGCTATACAACCTGAAACCGTAAAGGATGTGCTTCTGAAGAGCCGGATGAGGACAATCTTCATGTCCGGTTCTGAGGGGGGGCCATAGTAACCGGGGGCTATTACCCCAACAAAAGAGGTGCGCTATGGGCTCTACTCGACGATTTACAGGATGTTGACGTTGCGGTATATCCTGTATATCTAGTAGATCCTGTCTAATAATTTTTAAATTACCCTTAGATTTGAAGTGGATACATAACTGGGGCTATTTCAGCCCCTATTTAGCATGAAAGTACCCTTGGGTTCTTTCATTTTTTGAGCATGTCATTCGAAGAATTTCATGTACGTTTTTTGCAGAGATTAAGATGAGCTAAATAGGAGGATTTAAGTTATCAACCCACCCAATAAAACCATTGCACCTACACGACCAATCCGACCTCTGCGTCCATCATATTAGTCTTATGAAGTCACAGACCATGTTTTGAAAAACGAGGCATTAAAGCTGGTGCCGTGGTATTCTATCACAAAATTCCCCCACTTACAATACATCCTTATATCCTCATACACCATAGCACCCAGCATGGCAAGTTACAAGAGGATGACAAAGGATGTAATAAAAAAAGCCGATGTCCTTCTTGAGGTCATAGATGCCCGGTTTCCCGATGAGACACGAAACAGCGAGATAGAGCGAGATATAGCGCGTGCAAAGAAGCCGTTCATAATAGTCCTCAACAAATGCGACCTTGTATCAAAAGAAAATCTTGAGAGAACAAAATCCCGCCTGTCAAAAATTGCACCCACGGTCTTTGTGTCCAGTAAGGATCGGTCCGGAACCACGATCCTAAGACACAAGATACTTGAAATCGCAAACATGAGAGGGCACGAAATACTGGTCGGTTCACTTGGCTATCCC from ANME-2 cluster archaeon encodes:
- a CDS encoding peroxiredoxin, whose amino-acid sequence is MDGEITVEQARPMLQLGDKAPDFKAITTHGPISLSDYNGQWLILFSHPADFTPVCTTEFIGFAKLYPELEKRGVKLLGLSIDSVHSHIAWVRNIKEKMDVDIPFPVIADIGMNVGKLYSMIHPGQSATAAVRCVFVIDPEQILRAMIYYPLSTGRNMDEILRLIDALQAADTHGIATPADWRPGDAAIVPPPATQQEAQERLSEGYDCKDWYFCKKNI
- a CDS encoding rubredoxin, whose translation is MQSYECTACDYIYDPEKGDPDNGVAPGTAFEDIPDDWVCPSCGMDKDFFEPVA
- a CDS encoding ferritin; the encoded protein is MTDALNNQLNKEIYSVYLYMSMSAYSSYSRLKVFVNWFMVQYQEEMTHAMKIYDYFYSQGQQIKLIAINQPPTEFESPLDMFEKTLKHEQFVTKSINDLVDLMVFVPIGAATMLLRKRT
- a CDS encoding group II intron reverse transcriptase/maturase, whose protein sequence is MTGPVNFVVDVDISKFFDTVYHKRLVECLKQRIIDPTLLQLIVRFLKSGIMEEGVYCETDKGTLQGGVLSPVLANVYLHYALDLWFETDVIPQLTGYAQLVRYADDFVVCFEKEEEARAFGVALRQRMSKFGLTISEEKSKIIEFGQCACHRERKYGWKCETFDFLGFTHFCDETRRGKFKLGRKTSRKKFTQKMKDMNIWLKSIRNLVELKIWWKVLGLNLLGHYRYYGMSGNIRWLQNFYYQTVRLAFKWINRRSQRKSYNWAQFLRFILFNPLPKPKISFAIQPETVKDVLLKSRMRTIFMSGSEGGP